The Methylobacterium sp. PvR107 genome contains a region encoding:
- a CDS encoding cytochrome ubiquinol oxidase subunit I — MSALELPSAVNLARAQFALTIVWHFLFPAFTIGLASYLAVLEGFWLRTGKAVYLDTYRYWLRIFAIAFAMGVVSGLVMSYQFGTNWSVFADRTAPVLGPLLGYEVLTAFFLEAGFLGVMLFGLERVGKRLHFLATCLVAGGTLTSAFWILSANSWMQTPTGHVVGPDGRFAPADWWAIVFNPSFPYRFAHTVTGAYLTTAMIVGAVGAWHLLRDRANPRARLMFSMAMWMAAVVAPAQMIIGDLHGGNSYQHQPAKVAAMEGHFESERRAPAILFGWPDAEAGLVRDRIGIPGLASLYLTHDLDGEVRGLKDMPRETWPTNLPLVFWSFRVMVGLGLLMIALGLAALWLRRHGRLYESPWLHRFAVGMGPSGLIAVTAGWTVTEAGRQPFTVYGVLRTADSVSPVAAPAVAASLAAFAIVYLAVFGAGIWYLLHLFNQVPHAHEPGPPTDQPIRTAGITPAPVLIAGAVADGRPLAQPAE; from the coding sequence CGCTCACGATCGTCTGGCACTTCCTGTTCCCGGCCTTCACCATCGGGCTCGCGAGCTATCTCGCGGTGCTTGAAGGCTTCTGGCTGCGGACCGGGAAGGCCGTCTACCTCGATACCTACCGCTACTGGCTCCGGATCTTCGCCATCGCCTTCGCGATGGGCGTCGTCTCGGGTCTGGTCATGAGCTACCAGTTCGGCACGAACTGGTCGGTCTTCGCCGATCGCACGGCGCCGGTGCTCGGGCCTCTCCTCGGCTACGAGGTCCTCACGGCCTTCTTCCTGGAGGCCGGCTTCCTCGGCGTCATGCTGTTCGGCCTGGAACGTGTCGGCAAGCGCCTGCACTTCCTGGCGACCTGCCTGGTGGCCGGCGGCACGCTCACCTCCGCCTTCTGGATCCTGTCGGCCAATTCCTGGATGCAGACGCCCACAGGCCACGTGGTCGGTCCGGACGGGCGCTTCGCCCCGGCCGATTGGTGGGCGATCGTCTTCAACCCGTCCTTCCCGTACCGCTTCGCCCATACGGTCACGGGCGCCTATCTCACCACCGCGATGATCGTCGGGGCGGTGGGCGCGTGGCACCTGTTGCGCGACCGTGCCAATCCCCGCGCCCGGCTCATGTTCTCCATGGCCATGTGGATGGCGGCCGTCGTCGCGCCGGCCCAGATGATCATCGGCGACCTGCACGGCGGCAACTCCTACCAGCATCAGCCGGCCAAGGTCGCCGCCATGGAAGGGCACTTCGAGTCGGAGCGGCGCGCGCCCGCGATCCTGTTCGGTTGGCCCGACGCGGAGGCCGGACTGGTGCGGGATCGGATCGGCATACCCGGTCTCGCCAGCCTCTACCTGACGCACGATCTCGACGGCGAGGTCCGGGGCCTCAAGGACATGCCGCGGGAGACTTGGCCGACGAACCTGCCGCTGGTGTTCTGGTCCTTCCGGGTGATGGTCGGCCTCGGCCTGCTGATGATCGCGCTCGGCCTCGCGGCTTTGTGGCTGCGCCGGCACGGCCGGCTTTACGAATCCCCGTGGCTGCACCGCTTCGCGGTGGGCATGGGACCCTCGGGACTGATCGCGGTCACGGCCGGATGGACGGTGACCGAGGCGGGCCGGCAGCCCTTCACGGTCTACGGCGTCCTGCGCACCGCCGACAGCGTTTCGCCGGTGGCCGCTCCGGCCGTCGCCGCCTCGCTGGCCGCCTTCGCGATCGTCTACCTCGCGGTGTTCGGGGCGGGCATCTGGTACCTCCTGCACCTGTTCAACCAAGTGCCCCACGCCCACGAGCCGGGGCCGCCCACCGACCAGCCGATCCGCACCGCAGGGATCACCCCGGCGCCCGTCCTCATCGCCGGTGCGGTGGCGGACGGCCGTCCCCTCGCCCAGCCCGCGGAGTAA